ATCAATAGCACCGGCGGTTTTACCTCCCGCACCTCGTCCCAGGTCAGCCCTTCCAGAATCCCAAATCGTCGCTCGCTGCACAAGGGCGTCTGCACGATGGGTGTGTTTCCTCGGGAGAGAATCCGCGCTGTCTCCAAGGCTCGCTTCAAAGGCGATGTGATTACCGCGTCAAATCGCGCCCGAGCCAGTTTGGCCGCCGCACTGCGGGCTTCGCGCAGGCCCGCTTTGCTCAGGGGGACATCGAGCGTTCCGGCGTAGCGCCGTTGGGCGTTGTAATGGGTATAGGCGTGCCGGATGGTGCTGATGCGGGTTTGTCGTGCCATACAGGTTCGTTCGCCCAGCGCAGAATCGAGTTGAGCCTCATCACGGAGGAATAATCGGTCATGAGCGGCCCGATCTTGATGTAATCCACTCCATAAATACAGCTCAGAGTCGAAACAAACGTCTCTTCGGTGCTGACCGAGCGGTGCGATGCAATCGTTAATTGACCATGCCGCTGGGCGGCCTCAACCGCCCGGCAAGCGGCGGTAATTGTTCCCGCTTGGTTGGGTTTGATAATCACGCCATGGGTGCACCCCCGTATCGACCCATCCTCAATCCGGAGCGCATCGGAGGAATAAAAATTATCACCAATCACATGACAGCATTTCACTGACCCGCTCAATTCTCTCCACGCCTCCTGGTCCTTCTCTCCAAAAGGGTCCTCCAAAAATCCAATCCCGAACTCCCGAATTAATCCGGCCCAATACTCTCCAAATTCCTCGCCCGAATACGAGGAGTTGTCCGTGACTGCCAGTTGGTAGCGTTGCCCTGTCCAAAGGTCCCCCGCCGACGCATCCACCATCAAATCAAACTCGTTCCCCAATCCAAGCTCGCCCAGAATCGCTAACAAAAACTCAAGGCATTCCCGGTTATCCCGCGCTCCGAGCCGATAAACCGGGTTCCCTGACACTAGCTCCATCCCGTGCTTCCGCAGCTTTTCCCTAACCTTCCTCTGCACCTGGCCATGCAACTCGATCACCTTCTCAACTTCATGGCTCCGCGCTACCAGGAGGTATTCAGCAAAATCGCTTAAGACCGGGTTTGTATAGGCATGCCGGCTCCCGTTTAAGATGTTGCAGCACAACCGGGGCGTGCCCGATTCGCGAACCCGCGCTCCCAAGCGCTCCATTCCGGGACATGACACCGTTTTTGCATTGAAAAAGGCCAGCGACAAGCTGAAAACATTGTTCCGCCCGAATTCACCGATGTGCCGTTGCAGAAAATTATCGAATTCCTGCTGCTCCATTTCGAGCCCGATGCACCCTTGCGATTGAATGAGACACAAAACCGCCTCGGGCGACAGCACCCTTTGGTCGCCCTCATAAATGCTAATCGTTTCCCCTTGAGGCGACGCACCTACTCCCAACGAGCCATCATCCAACTCGATAACGAATTCATTCGTGAACTCTACATGCGAGTTGATCACCCGCCTCCACCCAATCTTTTGAATGCCCGCCATCTTGTCTTTGCCTAACCCGACTCTCCCCTATCCTTACAAAACCCGCAATCCCTGCGCTAAATTGAAATTCGACGAAAATCAAAAATCTACAAACCGCTCCAAATCCTCAAATTCCCCGGCGGCGCCAGAGTGTGCTGCATCGCTCCAATATCGGGCAAAGCCCCCCGTGGGACCCCAAAAAAATCGACCGTCACATTCCCCATCGGCAGGGCCGCAAATGCGGCAGGCGACGAGGCCCCAATCCGGAACCAGCCAGGCGACAGTTGCCCTGGCCCTGTTCCACTAACCTTCAGCAAGCCCGGCGAGCCGATCACGTCCCCTCCCCCGCTCGCAGAGGCAGGCGGCGTTTTCGACCAAAGATTATGTGAGAAAGTAATTCCCTGCGGGTTCTGCACCACCGCTACGGGCAACGTGCCTTCCTGTAGAAAAATGTTATTTTCCACAACCGAATTTGTGTGTGTGCCGGTCAACAGCTTCAAACCCGTCTCCACCACTGAATCGGCAAACGTGTTGTATGCAATCACCACGTTCACCAGCCCGCCCCCCGATGGCCCCGACC
The Verrucomicrobiia bacterium genome window above contains:
- a CDS encoding histidine phosphatase family protein; amino-acid sequence: MARQTRISTIRHAYTHYNAQRRYAGTLDVPLSKAGLREARSAAAKLARARFDAVITSPLKRALETARILSRGNTPIVQTPLCSERRFGILEGLTWDEVREVKPPVLLIQVGYDLHTVNPKGGEALEDVWERAKEFRRFLFINYSGREVLVVSHGVFLQLFNGLLRGLNCIESLALFPGNLELARFRFAGEKLTGESVVRLGRGEVVSW